The following are encoded together in the Anoplopoma fimbria isolate UVic2021 breed Golden Eagle Sablefish chromosome 13, Afim_UVic_2022, whole genome shotgun sequence genome:
- the kiss1rb gene encoding KISS1 receptor b — protein sequence MTMEPGANHGPACGSACNESAASEGQGPPVLVDAWLVPTFFGLIMLVGLVGNSLVIHVVTKHQQMKTVTNFYIVNLATTDILFLVCCVPFTATLYPLPSWIFGEFMCRLVNYLQQVTAQATCITLSAMSVDRCYVTVYPLKSLRHRTPRMALAISVSIWIGSLLLSIPVAVYQRLEAGDWFGPQTYCSEVFPSARLQRAFIIYSFLAVYLLPLLTITACYAFMLKHMGQASVNPSDGSYQLQAQVERAAAVRARVSRMVVVMVALFLICWGPIQVCILLQAFGLRSYVLYKLRIWGHCMSYSNSSVNPLVYAFLGNNFRKAFKNAFPPYFCGA from the exons ATGACAATGGAACCGGGAGCCAATCACGGTCCAGCTTGCGGGTCGGCATGCAATGAGTCTGCAGCTTCGGAGGGCCAGGGGCCACCGGTGTTGGTCGACGCCTGGCTGGTCCCCACCTTCTTCGGCCTCATCATGTTGGTCGGCCTGGTCGGGAACTCGCTGGTCATCCATGTGGTCACCAAGCACCAGCAGATGAAGACCGTCACCAACTTCTATATAG TAAACCTGGCTACCACCGATATCTTGTTCCTGGTCTGCTGCGTGCCGTTCACTGCCACACTCTACCCGCTGCCCAGCTGGATCTTTGGAGAGTTTATGTGCCGACTGGTGAACTACCTTCAGCAG GTGACGGCTCAGGCGACGTGCATCACTCTGTCCGCTATGAGCGTGGACCGCTGCTACGTGACCGTCTATCCTCTGAAATCACTGCGACACCGCACCCCCCGCATGGCTCTGGCCATCTCTGTGTCCATCTGGATAG GCTCCCTGCTTCTGTCCATCCCCGTTGCCGTGTACCAGCGTCTGGAGGCAGGAGACTGGTTCGGTCCCCAGACGTACTGCAGTGAGGTCTTCCCCTCGGCCCGCCTCCAGAGAGCCTTCATCATCTACAGCTTCCTGGCCGTCTACCTGCTGCCCCTGCTCACCATCACCGCCTGTTACGCCTTCATGCTCAAGCATATGGGGCAAGCCAGCGTGAATCCTAGCGACGGCAGCTACCAA CTCCAGGCTCAGGTGGAGCGAGCGGCGGCGGTGCGGGCGCGAGTCTCccggatggtggtggtgatggtggccCTGTTCCTCATCTGCTGGGGCCCGATCCAGGTCTGCATCCTCCTGCAAGCTTTTGGCCTCCGCAGTTACGTTCTATACAAG CTGAGGATTTGGGGTCACTGCATGTCTTACTCCAACTCCTCTGTCAACCCGCTGGTTTACGCCTTCCTGGGCAACAACTTCAGAAAGGCCTTCAAGAATGCCTTCCCGCCATATTTCTGTGGCGCATGA